TGTCGagcaaattgatttatttccaACGTCTTTTGTGAAgcgataattattaataaaatttttattcgtgAAATTCAGATCATTGGAAGAtttgtttaaatgaaaattgatagATTGATAGACGTAATAGAAGTAATGgcaaatattagaaaattatgatattaaagattgattttgagaaaaatattttgaaaaactaTGCAGTCACTGTTCTAGGAAACAGccctttcaaaattatatttcatttaagaTTACCTTCTTTCTacattgatttattttcaccTTCTTCTACTTCAGAATTTTCTCAATAACATAGCTGCAGGGAGATCTTGTCTcagttttatttaatattctatatttgcaatttattaTCAACTTTACAAAGTACCGGATCCTTCTGAAAGTTATTATAATCATGAAACTTTATGTTCCAAGGAAATCGTGCTTTCTTAAACGTACTTGCTAGATCGATATTTAATATCTGAGCTTATAAGTTACGAGGAAAACAGTATAAAAACTGGTACAGTTCAATAAGCTTCGAGTACTTAAAGTCGCGTCTAACTTTCAAATCGAAGAAGGTTTAAAACCTTCGTAACTGCATCTCGCATAGAAATATCACGAATCGATTTATTTCTAACAATAAATCGACTTCCGGCCTCGATTTCTAGCGTTGCGTGTCTTTAGAAATAACCGCCCCGAACAGTGTGAATCACAGAGCTTCAAATTGTTCCCTCATCAAATATTGAACGTGGACGTGTAccctattattttttttacatcaGCACGTTCACTTCCGACATCAATCACGGtagatttaattatatatcatTTGAAGATGATACAAAAATTGTTGTAAATTTCATCTTTCTAGTAGGTGATAATACATAGTGTGATAATAGATTTTCTATAGATAGAAATATGATGGCAATGCAATTGTGTCTTAagtgaaaattgaattttccaaaaatcaaatcgaacaatttttctatcttcaaatattttaattttggcAGTTATAAGCTGAAATTTTATTCACAGTGTTTCTAACACAACCAGCctgcaattttatttgagaATTAATAATAGACTTGCTAAATAATAGAGAACCGATTATAATCACAAAGAGAGTTCCTTTATTTCCCAATAAAGGAACAAGACCACTGTTTATCGAGCTTCAAAAGCAACGATGCAATCGTATTCATTGGGTTCCTTCAATCATCGATACTTCAATCTCCGACAAGTTCATCGAACAGAAACGAACTTGGAATGAAACCGCGTGATTTAATTGCTTCACAGAAATTCCATGAAAGCTGGAAGATGGGCTCGATCGATCGGGGAATCCTTTCCTCAAAGAATTCACTCAGCCCAAGCTTCGGGTACCGCAGAAATCGAACAAAAATCTATTTCATAACGCGGTCGAAAGAAAATTCTGGTCGTGGAATTTTACGATGGAAAATGAGATCGTCCGTGAATTTATTCCACGGCCAATTACCATTCGTTCAGCTGGTTCTTTGCATTGCGAATTTTGCTCCTTGCCGAGCTGCGATTTCCAGGAGATCGGTGTCGGGTAACGCGCTGCCTCCAGCTATCGATTATCGATTACGAGCCGACGGGTGTTTAGAACGTAGGGAATCCTTCAACCAACCTGGATGCTACGACCGGTGATAAATTATGGAAGGACTTTGAATTCCATACACGGGACCAACGATCCATATAACTTAAACCTTTGCACCAGCATCCCATTGATCTTGATCCTATGAGAGCACAGTGACACAAGCTCACTAAAATCTTTTATACGAATTTTAAACATATGCAAATTGAACAACTGAAAATTGATACAAGTATATCTTTTCAACATTCTGATTATCTTACGACTTTCGATTGTTCATAATAAcaagaaaataaatcttcaCCGAAAACCTATGAAACACCAGACCCAACAAATGAACGAATCCATGCAATTAAGCATTCTAACAATCATCAAACCACAGGAGAGTGAACgtttaaaaaaggaaacgttCATAAATTCTCAATTCGGCAATTAACACCAAACATCGTTAAAACGGAATccattgaaaattgaaaagtacgAATAAGAAAATGAGGTTGAATTAACAGCAAGGATAATTGGCGAAGCAGATCCAGGTAACGTGTCAGCTTTCCAGCTTTCATCTTTCTATAACAACGATAAATCGTTTTCCAAACGGTCCGTGAAATACCATTGAACGTAGCATTCCCCCGAGATTTCCTATAGAATTTTCCGAAATCCTGTGTCCAGATCCGAGCTGAACAAAGAAGGTAGAAATCCGATTTTACCTCGACAGATATAATCCTTCTTCTGTCGTCGCTCGTCCATTTCCTATTCATTTTATCGCATTTCGTTACGTATTCGTTAAGAGTGAAACAATTCCTAGCATGAGACTCATTCGATCCGATAATACGATTACAAATTACGAGCGTTTAGGTGCGTCAGCAGGTGAAACTGACCAATCAGCGACACCATTGTTGGCCAGTTCGATTCGTTCGCGAACGGATTGAATAGGTCGGtgattctattttctttttttttttctttttttatttcacctaTCGACGAGGCACTTTCGAGTCGAAATCAACGTCGTCGTTGTTGGTCGTGCAACGAGGACCATTCAGTAGGCGGAAGAGATTTATACGCGATTCCGTGCTTTCTCGTTTATTGCTAACCGctagaaatgaaattcaaccTTTGCTCGACTTCTCCCCCTGCCGGATCAATAATATAGAATACAATTTGTTTTTCGATGGCTTGAAAGTGATCGGACGTTAAACTCGTGATTGATCGTTTGATGCATGTTTAATCATTGCACCGCGGACCGCTAAGAGAGCTGCGatcgaaattcaattttattttcatttttatagtTTCAGActattcttttaaatatttatgaaactCTCTCGTTACAAATTTGTATTACTAGATTTAGATAACTGAAACATCgttgtatattttttacacTTGGATCGTTATCGATCCAGAGGGTTTTAATTAAGAAGTGATTTAACGTCGCCTCGTTAGGTCCCAAATTTATCACACAATATGTAGTTCCATTTAAATCGTCCAACTAAATCGGTGTCGCGAAGCTCCAAATAATAAAGAGAATGGTTTCACAGCGTAACGGAAGCGTATTCTGTCGAAGATAAGACAGCTTCTTCCGCCAAGTGTAACACCCGAACTACATATTTTGTAAGGCGTTCTTTGGCCGTGTGCACTGAGCGCGATGAACGTGTGTATGCGCGAGCACGAGCATTATAAACCTTGCCATCATATGCAGATTCTTTGAAAGCATGCTACGTCCCATTTGGATTGTATACCTGCGTCGCAAATTGTATGTGCACGATCCAGTGGAAAATAGGCACTCGGTTTCGCCTCCTGCTCGAACCCTGCTCCCTTTTCTGTCGCAGACAAGCACCGATCATTACGAATCTCCTCTACCCTATACAttcgattctttttattttaaacaccACTGCTGCGTGAGTCGTGTTGCAACATTTTGAATATTCATCGAATTTTCCAGCTTGGTTACATGTATCGCTTATTCGGTAGAAATTTATAGTGTTGCACTGTTATAGTTTACGACACGGACAGTAATTAATTTAGatggattaattaaatttcgtgGTGATCGATGTGAGGTAGAAACTACTTATCTGATTAAACCATTTTTcatcaatttgaaaaattaaaagggaaagaaagagaattgAAATCCGTTTATCAATTTAATATCGAGATCAATTTTCCAGCAACGTCTGAaaggaaatatgaaatttcatcAGGGTAAAATAAAAGGGAGCATCTATACGCGAAATGGAAGAAAGAAATGAACTAAACCACCAACGTCAATTGCAATTGTATCACTTGAAGTTTAATATCGTAATAGCTACTGTTTGTATATGTGAAGAGTACGCGGTCATTTCGAAATTGTGCTTCGATATCGATCAGATGCTATTATAGTTGAAGTACCGTAACGCTGACGGAACTTTGGACATGattaaaatggaaaaagaaacggACAAACGTTGGTAGAAAATGCAACAACAATTGTTTCGAGGTACTAACCCCCATAGCGTTCTCCGCGAATATATATCGGTTTATGGTCTTTCAAACAATTTTACGATTCCTGAATAGTATACTGTGAGCCTGGGGCTTTCAATTTAAAGATCGTGCGATCATGACACTCGGTGGACAATAAAAGCTGTTCCGAGTGTTCTATAAATAGCGTTAATGTTGAATAACTTATTTAATATactttcataaataatttcgaaTGATTCGCGactattataaaaaattttttctaagAGAATTACCGGGGTGATTATTACtgcaataaatttttctttatatattGGATTCTCTGAACAGGGGGttgtttaattagaaaattacaaAGATGGAAAATTGCcgttttcatttatttattatcgtTGCTATCTTAAAGCTTTCGCGTAATCAGTGCAGAAAAATTTTGCAGCGATGGAAACGCGAAGGAAACATACGAATGCATTTCCCACAGGCTACAATGCATCGTTCTTTCCAATCAATCAGCAGAAAAGAAGCTACGAAGTGTCTTTCTTGTTGCTTTACCTGCGTCGTACGTGTGTTATTTCTTTAAAAGAAGCTTCGTTCTGGTTCGCATCAAATCGAAACGCTTTTATATCGGAAGAAACCCGAAAAAATCTGACTGGCTGCGTGAAATTGAACTATTTCGAAGTGAACACGACGGATCGATACGACACGGTTCCTGTGCTTTCTTTGACAAAGGCAAAGGGAACGAGCCTGCTATTCCGTGTCGAATCGAGTACCGAAAAAACTCGTTTCTCGTTTGACGAGACGATATCGAGAAACTAATCCACGGCACGGGATGTTCCTGCAATCTGttgcaaatataaaaaaaaaattttgctaTTTCGAGAATTTGTCGATAAATTCTTTCGGTGTGTCAAGTGagtgatatttaaaaaaatttttttgctgAAATTCGAACTATTTAATAAATCACTTTCATTCCTTTATTAGTGAAGCGATTTATATTTGATTGATTAGAGAGTGATTTTTTTATcgttgatgaaatttttcaaaacttttGCCGAAATTTATCAGTGTACTTTTGAGAAAATCCTTATCCCTGATTTGGAACAATAAAATTCCGACAAACACTCGAACTTTAGCGTACGTGGCATGCGATACAGTTGAACGTTCTCTGTAACGGCCAATATTGTTCCTCCGCGGTGGAAAGGAAACGCTTGCGAAATTCCAGCCTcgaatattaaatatcgaGGCGAGTGGGTGGCTGGTTGGAATTCGTCAGCCCCTTTTCCTGCGACAAACTGCGAACCTTTGCGAAAATTCATCGCGCCAACGTCGTTTAAAGACGCACGGCTTTTTTTCTCGATATCCAATATTCAGCTGCTGCCACTCTTAGGGTGAGATTTTCTATCAATCTCAGACGAGTGCGTCTAAACTGCATCAGGTGCATTCAAGTGCAATGGAGAATGATCGCGTGTacttctttaattttaattacttcattttatactttttatgtGCAAAATGACAGGAGGAATACATTTATGCGAAAACGAATTGTAAAAGTGCAATTGCATTGTGCAAGTGCATCGGTGCATTTATGGACAAAGTTATATAAAGGGATTTTAGTACAAAATTTTTGCATctgaaatttgatttttattgttttaatttgcaaaatttctaatttcactTGTCATTTTATtcgattcttttcttttttttaaattgaaaatatctaCATAAGGATGCTGCATCCAACCAAAATCGTCTTTGCTAGAAAATATCACTCTCATCGGGACACACGAAATTATGGACCACCATGGAAAAGATGGAGAATGTCTCGCGATACGAAAGAGGTTGGTTAGAGGTTCATAATGTCAGGTTAGAGAATCGTGCCTACCGAACCGCGTAACACTTATCTCTTTCAACCGGCGAAGTTTCGTTCCCTGGTGCCCGATCGACGGCGTTCACCGTTTAAAGAAACCTACTTTTTCCCCATGGTGCAATTCGTTCAGAAGGAATCTCCGTGCGAATGGAAAGAGACTTTTCCTTCCCCGTTCctatcctcttttttttttcttctcttatCAGCTTAACGAGCTTTTCTTTATCCAGCCGACAACGCTTCTCCGGGCTATTCTTTCATCTCGCATTTTCTTCACCTCTTTTCCAGTCCACTGTGtacctttttcctttttcttcgcTCTTTGATTCCTTTTCTATGCTCTTACGTATGATCCTTTTCTACGTTGATGTTGTTTTTATCTTTCTTCTTTAGCCGCACATGGAAATGTCCTGTGCTTTGTTGCCTCTTCACCTTCACCCTCTTAAGTGTCTTTATTTCCCTTTTGTTTTTCAAGACTTTTTTGTTCCTCGATCCTTTCGGGACGATTATACGGTCTGTGTTTTATATCTCTCTTTCCATAAGTCACTTTCTTTTAGCTGTaccctttctttttccaacatgattattatttttcctctTCCACTTTATATTTACTCGTCTTTCCGTCATGTTTCCTTGGTTTTATTAGCTGAATGTACCTTCATGCTTCCtctgaataaaatttttcagaagaaatttgaaatatctcacGAATTAATTTTTCACGTTATGTCAGAACATGTACGTGTCAAGATTTAATAGAAGCGCGAAGGTTTTAACTTGATCATTCGTTATTTCCTGTTCTCATTATCTTCATTTCTCTCTTATCTTCTCGACGTGACGTCTGTTCAAGCTTCTTCGCGGAATGAAGCTCAAGCAGGCTGTTTATAAGCTCGAATCCCGGAGCGGTACGATGCGCGAAGTAGGATCAGCCTGCGTCTAATTTCGTGAACGTGCTCGATTAGTCGTATCGCGCCTCCTTACGTTCGAGGATCCGTATCCTGTGTCGATCCCGGATAACACTTACGATATTCCATTTGCCGATGCTAACGAGCAAGTTCCTCGTTACCGCCTGATACTGCTCGCGTTTCACGCACGATGCTCGCTCTACTCGTCTATTTAGTCGAGATGCAGTCACGCGACAAGTTCCGGGGTTAAAATTCATGAACTGAGCACGGCATTCAGCTTCGGATATACCTATGCAGatttcaattcaatattttgcgatatttcaaaaatatctgGGCGACATTTCGTGGTTCAATTAACTCAATTAACTTAAGAGTTAATTAATCCATTTGAGAGCATTAAATTGGAagtcttttaattttattaattagaatTCTTTTAATCCATACGTAGTGTCTCAAAGTTATTCGTGATTCATTGATCAAAAGTGATCCCGTATTGCCTGAACGAAGGTAAGGACTATGTATACTCTTCCAGAAGCGTATAACTGCAAATAAATTGTACGTTTTGTCACTGTCGAGATTATATCAGTCGTGGAATAGACCAAGGTTCTACCTAGGGCTTTCGAGGGTTTAATGTAGAAAAGAATAGATTTCTCAAGGCATTGATTTACATACGATTTTACCGTCATAAAATTCAACAGGTTCCACGAGCCTCTCATGAATTTCTCGCGTTTACAGATCGTCAGTTTGATATTTGCTTTTCTTGAGATTTCTGTATTACTGGGGGGGTTGGTTTGAACAGTTTGAAGGGATATGGAGATTTAGTATATGGAACGAGTTCGTGATACGAGTTTATGGAATTATTAGTGACGGTTATTTCCCGTCGGGGTTCGGTTTCAATTTGGATGCCAGGGTTCGGAATGAATAAGGCCGGTTATCTGGGTGTAACACCTTTTTGATTACATCTAATCGCGAACTTTGTGTTTGTTACAGGTATACATCGTGGGTCATACACCACCTGGGGTGGCCGATCGCGAGAATGGTGCCGCAGCTTTCAGTGAAAGGCACAACACCAGATATCTTCGATTGATCCGTCTCTATTCGGACATCATTCGTGGTCAATTCTTTGGTCATTGGCATTCTGACACATTTCGTGTGGTTTACAGCGATACTGGTACGTGGTTGACCCTTCTTTTTAATAGACTATTGAATAGGGTGAATAAGAGTGACCAGCACACAACCCTTTAATCTCTTGCTCTTTGAGGATTTGTGTCTATCATTAAGGCCATTGTGTGTCATTTGTGTTGATCAGTTTTATTCGcttattactttttattttcagagtATTTTCATGTTATTAAATCATTCGATAAAGGAATATTAACACAGAAATTCTGAACAATATTTTTAGTCTATTAATTATAACTACCTTGATTTACAAAAACACTTCATGCACGGTTTATCAATTGAGTGATAAAGTTTGAAGGTTCTCTCATAAATTGATGCAAACTATTTAACGTAGTAAGCTGCGTTTGCCGAGTTGAAACGTGTTCCAGTTTAcgtgcaaaaaaacgtacggAAAACCGTCTGTTTCGATTCTTTTACTAAACTATGTCGCGAGTACGGGCTGACGTTAAAATCTATAAAACGCATTAACTTCCGAGCAGATAATTACTCGAGTATCCGTGCTACTTCGAAGTTACGTCGGCAATGTAGACCCAATGACACATGGTCGTAAAGAGAAATGGAACGATTAATTTATCTGCATGTTCGAAAATTAATAACGTTCAACGTAAATAACGTATCGTTTGCAACTAGCATGCGAATAATGCTTCAAAGGCTATTACTTCTACCCTTTCAGTACGATAAAACCACATGTACGTGTTTATGAAAGGTTTTAATAGCCTGCAAATTCATTAAGTTTTTTAGTAATTTCTTGTACTTTTGATACAAACGAAAGCTATTTGTTCATCGGAAAGggacatatatattttttattataataactcGTAATTTTCTGTGTACTCTATTTAAGACGACTAAAATGGGTTATAAAGTTATTTAATATTGAATGTTGactaaatataaattgaaattattttgctTTATACGTTCTGTTACCAGGTCTGCCAGTATCTTGGATAATGATGGCGCCAAGTATATCGCCTCGCACCACTGGAGGACCCAATAATCCAGGTTTGAGATTGTACAAGTTCGAAACTAATACCGGTCAGGTAAGTTGAAAATCAGCTATACGTGGCGTCCATAGTGATGGGTGCTCGATACTCTCTTGCAAGTTATCAAGCAATTGAAATAGAAGTAGATAGTCTAatgcaatatttcaaaataccttgaaaaatgaaagaaatgatAGATAGGAAATTTTAACTAGAAAGGATAGTATAGTGTCGCGTGTAAATTAAccttctttaattaaaaggaaGTGTCCCACTTGCCTTGTGAAGACAGAAAGTTTCAGATTAGGCTCTCCCTAGCTCCTCAAAGGATCTCCCTAGGTTCTCCCAACATCAAAGGGTAGCAGACCCTCCCTTTACCCTTTGATTCGAAATGATCCATCATACATATTACAAAAATCGAACGATCGACTCTTGAATGCCCTATATATTCGAATCGATTGAAAATGATTGCCCATCACTGGATGTCCATAATCTCCATCCATCTGTAAGGGTGGTTTATTTATGCGTCGTAACGTTCACGATTGAAAGAGGCCAGAggacatatacatatatacgtaGATTTTCTCTACCTGTTCTGTTGCATTCAGGTGTTGGATTATACGCAGTACTATCTTAATCTGCCGGAAGCGAATTCAAAAGGGGAGGCGAACTGGTTGGTCGAATACTCTATGCTCGAGTACTACGATCTTCAGGAAATAACGGCGATCACTCTTCACGACTTGGCCGACCGATTCACGCAATCCGATGATTACGCTTTCGTCAGGTGGGTAAACGGATTATAGGACcgacaaatttttccaatCTACCGGGAGACGTGACCGCGATCGTATCGCAAACTGAGGTCATCGATCATCCCCGTTTGCGGTATTGACTTGGACGGGGGTTCGAACGCGTTGTCGTGGAAAATGAAACGTTAGATTGATATATGCTTCGGCTTTACCACCTGCTATActtcctttttcattttccttattttttctGATTTTAAGACGAATTCATTCACGGAGacgtattttatatttaatcgaTCGTATGTGTTTTATATTTCTGGGTCTACTTTTTAACTTGTCACCAGGATCatgtgtaaaataatttactgaATTACCCCACCTTGTCAACCCCCTCACAGCTAATCATTTGTCCATCCCCCATGTTATTTATGCCCATACAGATATTACGCTGCCAATACAGTCTCACTGCCTCGAGAAGTAGAACAGATTTGGGGTTGCGGAGGTTCATTGAATGGAGCCTGTGTCCTTCATCATTATTGTACCGTCACCCGGCTGAACATCGAATCCTACAACGAGTGTTACTCGTCCTACGCTTATGCGCTCGCCTCTACTGGTCCAGCCGCAGCTCGATTATCGTTAAACCTGCTTCTGCTGCTGGTCTGCGTGGAATTGCTGAGGAATCGGTAGGTTGGGACTTGTTGGTCGACGCGAAGCACAGCTGCGAAACGAACGAGCATAACGCAGCTCTTGCCGCGCCATCGTTGACGGTACTCGCGCGTACACGAACCACGCGAGCGAGCTTGAAATCGTTGAAAGATCGCGACCGACACCCGTGTGTCCGCATGGCAGAGCGTAGGAGAACAATCTTAACTTCGTCTCTGTATCTGTCCTATTTGTCCACGCGTCTTCTTCTCTCTGTCGTTAACGCGCGAAATGAACAGATCCGCTCGTTAAACGAGCGCGACGATTAACCGCGCCGCGGAATTTCACGGTCCCGAGCACGATTGACTTTCGCTCGGGGCTGTTGGCGGAGTTCGTCCCACCGCAAACAGAGGACTGGCTAACGCCATCGCGAAACGAGAGGGAGATCTCGAAGCTTTCATGATTCGGTTTGTCGTACACTGTTTCAAAGTTTCTGACTGTAATTCCTGTACAGGTGGAGATCTTTCCTACACTACTGATGAAATTCttggaaaaatttcttttcgaGTACCGTTTATACCCGGGAGTCTCGGGCAGTGGTAAATGGAACAGTGTTGCGCGAAAGGGAGATCGGTTTAACCAAACACAAAAGTAAGAAAAAGTCCTTGATGTTGTACTTGCTTCTCTTAAGCGTTCGGTGTACGTTGTTTTTAACACgagaagaatatttataacgCGTTTTACGCGTCTAGATCGGTACACGAGTAACGAcgcaatgaaaaaaaaaaaaaaaaaataaaaggcaAAAGTGAACTCGCGATCTACGATCGATCCCGTGAACCGAAAATACACTTCGGTGAGCGTCGCGCGGCTTCGATCCATCGTCGACGACTGCGTCGAAGCGTTTCATAGCTTGAAGAGCCATTATATTCGTACCATCATCATTTCGCGATTGTCGGAACAATACAGTATTTCTTAATAAACGAGTCATGGATTTGTAGCCGAGCGGTGACTTTATTTCAGATCCCATCATTTCGTGTCAGGCCCTTAACCCTTGGAATTCTGTTCCTTCGTTTTCTATTTATATCGTTTTTCTATGGGGGAGGAAAATTAGGAACTTGCAAGGGAGCACTTTCTACCATtgaacagaaaaataaaaaattttgtgCGCGTTTAGTAGCCTACTATTAAaagcttttattaaattttttatttttctgacGTAACAGTAAGAAAGTTTCCCTTGTAAGATGGATTGTAATTCTTCCCTGCCTGAGGACGAGAAATCTTGATAAAGGAAAATGTTCGTAAGTTAGGTAACTCTAGTCCTCTTGCTTTTATAAGAGAAATATagcagagaaaatataaattttgttaaattatactGCATTTACCCCTACGGTAATAATTTCTTGTACGTCCAAGCAGGGGAGAGCTATAGTCGGTTACACTTCccagaatcaccctgtatatcaaGGGGAAAGAACATTCTAAGTCAGACAGAGAAGGTTACAGGGTTGACCATGGTACCATAAATAACGGGAAGAATAATGACGAACATTTCGATGGGCACCTCTGCCATTTTTAGATGACTTGCCAGAACTTACTTTCTACGAGATTGTATTCCAAACTTTTTCATCTTCCAAACAtagaaattttgcaaaaatttttacaaacgTTATTATTCTTCGTGttcataaaaaagaaatacttaACCCCatcatttttactttttaacaCATTTTTGTTGGTTTTTACAGAGACTGtcttagaaaaattttaattttcctgaGCTTACTGCGACTGCTGTGTGACTATTCCTATGATTTACTCCCATTTCCACCCTCCTTGCttgcaaatttatttaacaacacgcggagaagaagaaaaggagatTCAACAATTCGGTAAGTAGGTCAATCTTCTATTTtacaagaaaatatttcagtttCTATTTCTCAGGTCAAAAGCGATTTTCCAATCGCACTTACTGtgaacattttgaaaaattggaaGCAGAAAATAGGAACGAAATTAGCAAATTTTTCCAACTAGACAAACGCGTTATTTCTCGATGAAAATTTAAGCCGGAATCGGTTTAATCGCGATTCAATAGAAGCATCTGCTATCGTATTCGCGCAATAAACAATGATTCGGCAATATGTATTTTTTCGCTTCGGTTTGTTATCATTTTTCGAGTGAGAACGGTATCGTGTTACAAATGGTAATGAACAACAACGACTGTGCCATTAATCTCGTCATGCAATCAAAAGCGAAACAGCGTTAGACAGTGTAATTTAATGAAAAGTCTTCGAGCCAGCACGAACAGCAGCTACATTTACGTGATTACAGATTCTCTAAAGTcctcattcttttttttctgtaacCGTGACGGTACATTCGTGTTGCAGTTAATCCTTTTTGGCAAAGAAAACTTTGTACGAAAAGATCGATTCATGAATTCGTATCTCatatttgtttttcatttcattcaatACACGGTATCTACCTGTAAGAGTTATTTAACAGGTGGACTGGCACAGTtggaattaatttcaaataattaattaatttaatgcattaattttctaaatatctATGGTgtcaaagtattttattttctcgtttcCATTATGGAAATATACCTTCGGGAAAGTTTTCTTTGAAAAAGGATGgctattaaaatttcttaatgCAATTGCAAGGAGCACGGTTACATAATGCAATTCCTTGCCGTTATgcatttctaattaaataaagcGGTACATCTCGTCGCGACACGGGTCTCAGGCACACCGATGAGCGGTTACTGGAATTCTGAATTTACTCGGATAACAAGATAGGCCGGCGAGGTCTCAATTAATTCCGTAGCCGCTATAGTTAGCAGGTAGCCAACTTCCGTAAACGAGCTCCGGCTCTGTGCACGCGGTGACAGCAAATATGAAGATAAGTCGTTCATTAACACGAAACGGACATTTAGGGAATTTCACTGGTCGTAACGAGTCCTCTGCGAAACCGCACCGAACCCcgggaaaaaaggaagattCTCTTGCTGTTACCTTGCAAGAACTCGTTTGGAATAGCCACTGGGTAAATTAAGTTTCCCTAAGTGGCTAATAATTGCTATGGGCAGCGGC
The genomic region above belongs to Osmia bicornis bicornis chromosome 9, iOsmBic2.1, whole genome shotgun sequence and contains:
- the LOC114874448 gene encoding acid sphingomyelinase-like phosphodiesterase 3a, encoding MIRDYLVLLSWLCAVQGKIGYFWHITDIHYDPRYSTQGNAGSMFWNTRSVDGGWMPSDRKTVGKFGDYGCDSPWSLIESAMRAMRTHHGEGIEFVLWTGDALTRTFDMSAELRLQCLRNLTDLLSRTFKEQFVFPALGHEDIGVSFSQLAELWQQWLPQEALDTFRTAGYYTIEQRSEKYRIIFLNTNLWLNMHRTGSNTIDQQDPFEQWSWFQLTLENARKKKETVYIVGHTPPGVADRENGAAAFSERHNTRYLRLIRLYSDIIRGQFFGHWHSDTFRVVYSDTGLPVSWIMMAPSISPRTTGGPNNPGLRLYKFETNTGQVLDYTQYYLNLPEANSKGEANWLVEYSMLEYYDLQEITAITLHDLADRFTQSDDYAFVRYYAANTVSLPREVEQIWGCGGSLNGACVLHHYCTVTRLNIESYNECYSSYAYALASTGPAAARLSLNLLLLLVCVELLRNR